The proteins below come from a single Micromonospora citrea genomic window:
- a CDS encoding GtrA family protein, which translates to MRLVRLLPERWQKFIHEALKFGIVGGINTVINYAVFNALALTVFVDGQLKATVIATIVATITSYLMNRHWTYRDRPKSAMRREYALFFLFNGAGLLIELGVLAAAKYGLGMTSLLALNVAKTAGVLLATLFRFWSYRTFVFQPAPAHAAETWHSIPRDEWDTMAEMDPVAELAESISELEEAQPPPGGERRGPAHAPATGQGTPLQGRPAPLDATLGGSLDRELEAELAAELQASTRRTPRR; encoded by the coding sequence ATGCGTCTTGTCCGTCTGCTGCCTGAGCGCTGGCAGAAGTTCATCCACGAGGCGCTCAAATTCGGGATCGTCGGCGGCATCAACACCGTCATCAATTACGCGGTGTTCAATGCGCTGGCACTGACCGTTTTTGTCGACGGTCAACTGAAGGCGACGGTCATCGCCACCATCGTGGCGACCATCACGTCCTATCTCATGAATCGTCACTGGACGTACCGTGACCGCCCGAAATCGGCGATGCGTCGCGAATACGCCCTGTTCTTCCTTTTCAACGGCGCCGGCCTGCTCATCGAGCTCGGCGTGCTCGCCGCCGCCAAGTACGGCCTGGGCATGACCAGCCTGCTGGCCCTGAACGTGGCGAAGACCGCCGGCGTGCTGCTCGCGACGCTCTTCCGCTTCTGGTCCTACCGGACGTTCGTCTTCCAGCCGGCGCCGGCCCACGCCGCCGAGACGTGGCACAGCATCCCGCGCGACGAGTGGGACACGATGGCCGAGATGGACCCGGTGGCCGAGCTGGCCGAATCCATCTCCGAGCTGGAGGAGGCCCAGCCACCGCCGGGCGGCGAACGGCGCGGCCCGGCGCACGCCCCGGCGACCGGTCAGGGCACCCCGCTCCAGGGCCGTCCCGCGCCGCTCGACGCCACCCTCGGCGGCTCCCTCGACCGGGAGCTGGAGGCCGAGCTGGCCGCCGAACTCCAGGCCAGCACCCGCCGCACCCCGCGCCGCTGA
- a CDS encoding PH domain-containing protein has translation MAFPEDVLTEDEHVVLHLHPHWKALIRPVAVLVLAVAALVAGVVLLPSGGGGSIALAVVGGLALIAVLWLALWPFLVWRTTHYLFTNERVLLQQGVLSRDRRDIPLTRINDHAMNQRFVERLLGCGTLTIESAGERGQSVLHDVPRVGQVQTKLYELVEAHHDKHSLGETEMRDILADMNEGKPLRDPTA, from the coding sequence GTGGCATTTCCGGAGGACGTGCTCACCGAGGACGAGCACGTCGTGCTGCACCTGCACCCGCACTGGAAGGCGCTGATCCGCCCGGTGGCGGTGCTGGTGCTCGCCGTCGCGGCGCTGGTGGCCGGCGTGGTGCTGCTGCCCTCCGGCGGGGGCGGCTCGATCGCGCTCGCCGTCGTCGGCGGCCTGGCCCTGATCGCGGTGCTCTGGCTGGCGCTCTGGCCGTTCCTGGTCTGGCGGACCACCCACTACCTGTTCACCAACGAGCGGGTGCTGCTCCAGCAGGGGGTGCTCTCCCGGGACCGGCGGGACATCCCGCTCACCCGGATCAACGACCACGCGATGAACCAGCGCTTCGTCGAGCGGCTGCTCGGCTGCGGCACGCTGACCATCGAGTCGGCCGGCGAGCGGGGGCAGTCCGTCCTGCACGACGTGCCGCGGGTCGGCCAGGTGCAGACGAAGCTCTACGAGCTGGTGGAGGCGCACCACGACAAGCACTCGCTCGGCGAGACCGAGATGCGCGACATCCTGGCGGACATGAACGAGGGGAAGCCGCTGCGCGACCCCACCGCATGA
- a CDS encoding MarR family winged helix-turn-helix transcriptional regulator, which yields MATAAGTGSAHSTAASDAARWDQVTALHAHVEHRLATALQRAHGLGLSEYRALAHLVEAPDGELRMQDLALRIGLNQSSVTRLVGRLIAAGFAYRDLCPDDKRGIYTVVSDAGRTRHDQARGTYEQTLTDALEEMARSAGPQAALVSALRAAG from the coding sequence ATGGCCACCGCAGCCGGGACCGGCAGTGCACACTCCACGGCCGCGTCCGACGCCGCCAGGTGGGACCAGGTCACCGCCCTGCACGCCCACGTCGAGCACCGGCTCGCCACCGCGTTGCAGCGCGCGCACGGGCTGGGCCTGTCGGAGTACCGTGCCCTCGCCCACCTCGTCGAGGCGCCGGACGGCGAGCTGCGCATGCAGGACCTGGCCCTCCGGATCGGCCTCAACCAGAGCTCCGTTACCCGCCTGGTCGGGCGGCTGATCGCGGCCGGCTTCGCCTACCGCGACCTCTGCCCCGACGACAAGCGCGGCATCTACACCGTCGTCAGCGACGCCGGTCGCACCCGCCACGACCAGGCGCGCGGCACGTACGAGCAGACGCTGACCGACGCGCTGGAGGAGATGGCGCGCTCCGCCGGGCCACAGGCCGCCCTCGTCTCGGCGCTCCGCGCGGCCGGCTGA
- a CDS encoding biotin--[acetyl-CoA-carboxylase] ligase — MPGSPYTDLDRPPLSAARLGRALVAPHGPWARLELRAETGSTNADVAEAARAGEPEGLVVVAERQTAGRGRRGRVWQSPARAGIATSVLLRPGEAVADRGWPPASPTGYGWLPLLAGVALVEAVTRLAEVDAGLKWPNDLLVDGRKCGGILAEAVPAAEPGQPPAIVLGIGLNVTLRAHELPENPGGLPATSLQLAGASATDRDPLLRALLRALADWYDRWRTAGADVRECGLHEAYLRSCDTVGRRVRVLLPGGGELVGTATGIDPDGRLVVRAPDGEHRVAAGDVLHLR, encoded by the coding sequence ATGCCGGGCTCGCCGTACACCGATCTGGACCGCCCGCCGCTGTCGGCGGCGCGGCTGGGGCGCGCGCTGGTCGCCCCGCACGGCCCGTGGGCCCGGCTGGAGCTGCGCGCCGAGACCGGCTCCACGAACGCCGACGTGGCCGAGGCGGCGCGGGCCGGCGAGCCGGAGGGCCTCGTCGTGGTTGCCGAGCGGCAGACCGCCGGGCGCGGCCGGCGCGGGCGGGTCTGGCAGTCGCCGGCCCGGGCGGGCATCGCGACGAGCGTGCTGCTGCGGCCCGGCGAGGCCGTCGCCGATCGTGGCTGGCCGCCGGCGTCTCCCACCGGGTACGGCTGGCTGCCGCTGCTCGCCGGCGTCGCGCTGGTCGAGGCGGTGACCCGGCTGGCCGAGGTGGACGCCGGGCTCAAGTGGCCGAACGACCTGCTCGTCGACGGGCGCAAGTGCGGCGGGATCCTCGCCGAGGCGGTGCCCGCGGCGGAACCGGGGCAGCCGCCGGCCATCGTGCTCGGCATCGGCCTCAACGTGACGCTGCGCGCCCACGAGTTGCCGGAGAACCCGGGCGGGCTGCCGGCCACCTCGCTGCAACTGGCCGGCGCGTCCGCCACCGACCGGGACCCGCTGCTGCGGGCCCTGCTGCGCGCGCTCGCCGACTGGTACGACCGCTGGCGGACGGCCGGCGCGGACGTGCGGGAGTGCGGGCTGCACGAGGCGTACCTGCGGTCGTGCGACACGGTGGGGCGGCGGGTGCGGGTGCTGCTGCCCGGCGGCGGTGAGCTGGTCGGCACGGCGACCGGGATCGATCCGGACGGGCGGCTGGTGGTGCGGGCGCCGGACGGCGAGCACCGGGTGGCCGCCGGGGACGTGCTGCACCTGCGGTAG
- a CDS encoding acyl-CoA carboxylase subunit beta: protein MTTETGINIHSTAGKLADLERRVDEAVHAGSARAVEKQHARGKKTARERIELLLDEGSFVELDELARHRSTNFGLDRTRPYGDGVITGYGTIDGRQVCVFAQDFTVFGGSLGEVFGEKIVKVMDLAMKIGCPVIGINDSGGARIQEGVASLGLYGEIFFRNVRASGVIPQISLIMGPCAGGAVYSPAVTDFTVMVDQTSHMFITGPDVIKTVTGEDVAMEELGGARTHNSRSGNAHYLASDEEDAIDYVKALLSYLPSNNLDEPVVYEAPADLEISDADRELDTLIPDSANQPYDMHRVIEHVLDDGEFLEVQPLYAQNLVIGYGRVEGRPVGVVANQPMHFAGTLDIAASEKAARFVRTCDAFNIPVLTFVDVPGFLPGTGQEWDGIIRRGAKLIYAYAEATVPKVTVITRKAYGGAYDVMGSKHLGADLNFAWPTAQIAVMGAQGAVNILYRQELAAAEDPAAVRAEKITEYEDTLANPYIAAERGYVDSVIPPHETRAQIVRALRVLRTKRETLPPKKHGNIPL from the coding sequence GTGACTACCGAGACCGGGATCAACATCCACAGCACCGCGGGCAAGCTGGCTGACCTGGAGCGGCGGGTCGACGAGGCGGTGCACGCCGGGTCGGCGCGCGCGGTCGAGAAGCAGCACGCGAGGGGCAAGAAGACCGCGCGGGAGCGGATCGAGCTGCTGCTCGACGAGGGCTCCTTCGTCGAGCTGGACGAACTGGCCCGGCACCGGTCCACCAACTTCGGGCTGGACCGCACCCGCCCGTACGGCGACGGGGTCATCACCGGCTACGGCACCATCGACGGCCGGCAGGTCTGCGTCTTCGCGCAGGACTTCACCGTCTTCGGCGGCTCCCTCGGCGAGGTCTTCGGCGAGAAGATCGTCAAGGTGATGGACCTGGCCATGAAGATCGGCTGCCCGGTCATCGGCATCAACGACTCCGGCGGCGCCCGGATCCAGGAGGGCGTGGCCTCGCTCGGCCTCTACGGCGAGATCTTCTTCCGCAACGTCCGGGCCAGCGGCGTGATCCCGCAGATCTCCCTGATCATGGGCCCGTGCGCCGGCGGCGCGGTCTACTCGCCCGCGGTCACCGACTTCACCGTCATGGTCGACCAGACCTCGCACATGTTCATCACCGGCCCCGACGTGATCAAGACGGTCACCGGCGAGGACGTGGCGATGGAGGAGCTGGGCGGCGCCCGCACGCACAACTCCCGCAGCGGCAACGCGCACTACCTCGCCAGTGACGAGGAGGACGCGATCGACTACGTCAAGGCGCTGCTGTCGTACCTGCCGTCGAACAACCTGGACGAGCCGGTGGTCTACGAGGCCCCGGCCGACCTGGAGATCAGCGACGCCGACCGGGAACTGGACACGCTGATCCCCGACTCGGCCAACCAGCCGTACGACATGCACAGGGTGATCGAGCACGTCCTCGACGACGGCGAGTTCCTGGAGGTCCAGCCGCTCTACGCGCAGAACCTCGTCATCGGCTACGGCCGGGTCGAGGGGCGCCCGGTCGGCGTGGTCGCCAACCAGCCGATGCACTTCGCCGGCACCCTCGACATCGCCGCGTCGGAGAAGGCCGCCCGGTTCGTACGCACCTGCGACGCGTTCAACATCCCGGTGCTGACCTTCGTGGACGTTCCCGGCTTCCTGCCCGGCACCGGCCAGGAGTGGGACGGCATCATCCGCCGGGGCGCGAAGCTCATCTACGCGTACGCCGAGGCCACCGTCCCGAAGGTCACCGTCATCACCCGCAAGGCCTACGGCGGGGCGTACGACGTGATGGGCTCCAAGCACCTCGGCGCGGACCTGAACTTCGCCTGGCCGACCGCGCAGATCGCCGTGATGGGCGCGCAGGGCGCGGTGAACATCCTCTACCGGCAGGAGCTGGCCGCCGCCGAGGACCCGGCCGCCGTGCGTGCCGAGAAGATCACCGAGTACGAGGACACTCTCGCCAACCCGTACATCGCCGCCGAGCGCGGCTACGTCGACAGCGTCATCCCGCCGCACGAGACCCGCGCGCAGATCGTCCGTGCCCTGCGGGTGCTGCGCACGAAGCGCGAGACCCTCCCCCCGAAGAAGCACGGCAACATCCCGCTCTGA
- a CDS encoding SigE family RNA polymerase sigma factor, producing MPDADGFDEFYRGSRQRLLGFVYVLTGDLAEAQDAVQEAYVRAWQRWSTVSAYEEPEAWVRVVASRIAVSRWRSLRSRARAYLRHGATESVPGPDPDTVDVVAALRRLPEEQRTAIALYYLVGMPVAEVARQTAAPVGTVKARLSRGRVALAGLLAVSDLEEAADA from the coding sequence GTGCCGGATGCCGACGGCTTCGACGAGTTCTACCGGGGCAGCCGGCAACGGCTGCTGGGCTTCGTCTACGTGCTCACCGGTGACCTCGCCGAGGCGCAGGACGCCGTGCAGGAGGCGTACGTGCGGGCCTGGCAGCGCTGGTCGACCGTGAGCGCGTACGAGGAGCCGGAGGCGTGGGTGCGGGTGGTGGCAAGTCGGATCGCGGTCAGCCGCTGGCGCAGCCTCCGCAGCCGGGCCCGTGCCTACCTGCGCCACGGCGCCACCGAGAGCGTGCCCGGCCCGGACCCCGACACCGTCGACGTGGTCGCCGCGCTGCGCCGGCTGCCGGAGGAGCAGCGCACCGCGATCGCCCTGTACTACCTGGTCGGCATGCCGGTGGCCGAGGTGGCCCGGCAGACCGCCGCCCCCGTGGGCACGGTCAAGGCCCGACTCTCCCGGGGGCGCGTCGCGCTCGCCGGGCTGCTCGCCGTCTCTGACCTGGAGGAGGCCGCCGATGCGTGA
- a CDS encoding M50 family metallopeptidase, protein MVSIDGLGDLWDKLFGAQPDPPPLLVLLTAVVALVVVSTRLPWRIARNAITIAHEGGHALVALLTGRRLHGIRLHSDTSGLTLSAGRPTGPGMILTLLAGYVAPPLVGLAGAWLLGGNRITLLLWVAVALLLAMLVLVRNAFGVLSLLVTGGAVLAVSWYATPQVQAAFAYTGVWFLLLGGVRPVAELQRLRSRGRMPASDADQLAGLTPLPAFFWVTFFALANLAALAAGALLLAGPILADAGLTG, encoded by the coding sequence ATGGTGTCGATCGACGGGCTGGGCGACCTGTGGGACAAGCTGTTCGGCGCGCAGCCGGACCCACCGCCCCTGCTGGTGCTGCTGACCGCCGTCGTCGCGCTGGTGGTCGTCTCCACCCGGCTGCCCTGGCGGATCGCCCGCAACGCGATCACCATCGCCCACGAGGGCGGCCACGCGCTCGTCGCCCTGCTCACCGGCCGCAGGCTGCACGGCATCCGGCTGCACTCGGACACCTCGGGCCTGACCCTCTCCGCCGGCCGGCCCACCGGCCCCGGGATGATCCTGACGCTCCTCGCCGGCTACGTCGCCCCGCCGCTGGTCGGGCTGGCCGGCGCGTGGCTGCTCGGCGGCAACCGGATCACCCTGCTGCTCTGGGTCGCCGTGGCGCTGCTGCTCGCCATGCTGGTGCTGGTCCGCAACGCGTTCGGCGTGCTCTCGCTGCTGGTCACCGGCGGGGCGGTGCTCGCCGTCTCCTGGTACGCCACGCCGCAGGTGCAGGCGGCGTTCGCGTACACCGGGGTGTGGTTCCTGCTGCTCGGTGGCGTACGGCCGGTGGCGGAGCTGCAGCGGCTGCGCTCCCGGGGTCGGATGCCCGCGTCCGACGCCGACCAGCTCGCCGGGCTCACCCCGCTGCCCGCGTTCTTCTGGGTCACGTTCTTCGCCCTGGCCAACCTGGCCGCCCTCGCCGCGGGCGCGCTGCTGCTCGCCGGCCCGATCCTCGCCGACGCCGGCCTGACCGGGTGA
- a CDS encoding lysozyme, translating to MTRTRTFLRRLLATGLATVATAAAALVATATPAAAATTPGIDVSHYQGAINWTSVRNAGIQFAFIKATEGTSYKDPRFNTNYVAAYNAGVIRGAYHFARPNISSGATQANYLASNGGAWSADSRTLPAALDLEANPYAGGYCYGLSTTGMRNWVQDFLNTYRARTGRYAVIYTTTSWWNQCTGNWTAPWANHPLWVARWSSTVGTLPAGAPFWSFWQYTDRGSVAGISGAVDRNYWNGDRSRLIALANNT from the coding sequence ATGACCCGTACCAGAACATTCCTGCGGCGGCTGCTCGCCACCGGCCTCGCCACCGTCGCCACCGCCGCGGCGGCGCTCGTCGCGACCGCGACCCCGGCGGCGGCCGCCACGACGCCCGGCATCGACGTCTCGCACTACCAGGGCGCCATCAACTGGACGAGCGTCCGCAACGCCGGCATCCAGTTCGCCTTCATCAAGGCCACCGAGGGCACGAGCTACAAGGACCCGAGGTTCAACACGAACTACGTGGCCGCCTACAACGCCGGCGTCATCCGCGGGGCCTACCACTTCGCCCGGCCCAACATCTCCTCCGGGGCGACCCAGGCCAACTACCTGGCCTCCAACGGCGGCGCCTGGTCGGCCGACAGCCGCACCCTCCCCGCCGCGCTCGACCTGGAGGCAAACCCCTACGCCGGCGGCTACTGCTACGGCCTGAGCACCACCGGCATGCGCAACTGGGTCCAGGACTTCCTCAACACCTACCGGGCCCGCACCGGCCGCTACGCGGTCATCTACACCACGACGAGCTGGTGGAACCAGTGCACCGGCAACTGGACCGCCCCATGGGCCAACCACCCGCTCTGGGTCGCCCGCTGGTCGAGCACCGTCGGCACCCTGCCGGCCGGCGCGCCGTTCTGGAGCTTCTGGCAGTACACCGACCGCGGCAGCGTCGCGGGGATCAGCGGCGCCGTCGACCGCAACTACTGGAACGGCGACCGCAGCCGGCTGATCGCGCTGGCCAACAACACCTGA
- a CDS encoding serine/threonine-protein kinase, with the protein MSEALPQLVADRYRLISPLGQGGMGRVWKARDEVLHRDVAIKELVPPPSLTDDERREMRERSLREARAIARLNHINVVRIFDVLRTDGDPWIVMEYVPSKSLQDTLAEDGPVSPARAVEIGLGVLGALKAAHKAGVMHRDVKPGNVLLGNDGRVVLTDFGLATIPGDPNVTRTGMVLGSPAYIAPERARDGTAGPEADLWSLGATLYAAVEGKSPYARPSAIATLAALATEAPPPPKSAGPLKPVLNGLLRKDPTERMNAEVAEKLLRRAGGKRTRTIPLLDGVRRPGPNGPREPRPPVVPAPRPAEARPATPVSPPVPRARQEAAAAGVPAVAEAASAADSSDLAPTAKVESSTSDAAPTAKVGASAPSAGATAPVSPAPARPVNPTSVMPAPVSPPSGRATVVPGDGTKPNNTRRNVLIGALVALLLLGLVLVVPMLTGGDGEDGGGTPQADPTTAASQAPPQSSAPAPPTSAAPSPTPSVSPSAGLPAGWKLVKDPVGFSVPVPDGWRRSAGGTWVKYEEPNGVRELVIDRTNSPQKDAVAAWRAIEPDRRRLVDDYEYIDIRRVSGYWKTCADWDWRETRDGTRIRVRNRGFVTASNRGFAIRWEVADKDWAANLQYFDMIAREFVPDRQD; encoded by the coding sequence ATGTCTGAAGCGCTGCCCCAACTCGTCGCTGACCGATACCGGCTCATCTCGCCGCTCGGTCAGGGTGGCATGGGACGGGTCTGGAAGGCACGCGACGAGGTGCTGCACCGGGACGTGGCCATCAAGGAGTTGGTCCCGCCGCCCAGCCTGACCGACGACGAGCGTCGCGAGATGCGGGAGCGGTCGCTGCGCGAGGCCCGTGCCATCGCCCGGCTCAACCACATCAACGTGGTCCGCATCTTCGACGTGCTGCGCACCGACGGCGACCCGTGGATCGTGATGGAGTACGTGCCGTCGAAGTCGTTGCAGGACACTCTCGCCGAGGACGGCCCGGTGTCGCCGGCGCGCGCGGTCGAGATCGGGCTCGGTGTGCTGGGCGCGCTGAAGGCGGCGCACAAGGCCGGCGTGATGCACCGCGACGTCAAGCCGGGCAACGTGCTGCTCGGCAACGACGGCCGGGTGGTGCTGACCGATTTCGGCCTGGCCACGATCCCCGGCGACCCCAACGTGACCCGCACGGGCATGGTGCTCGGCTCGCCCGCGTACATCGCGCCGGAGCGGGCCCGCGACGGCACCGCCGGGCCGGAGGCCGACCTCTGGTCGCTGGGCGCCACGCTCTACGCCGCGGTCGAGGGCAAGTCGCCGTACGCCCGGCCGTCGGCGATCGCCACCCTGGCGGCGCTCGCCACCGAGGCGCCCCCGCCGCCGAAGAGCGCCGGCCCGCTCAAGCCGGTGCTCAACGGCCTGCTGCGCAAGGACCCGACCGAGCGGATGAACGCGGAGGTGGCGGAGAAGCTGCTGCGCCGCGCGGGCGGCAAGCGGACGCGCACCATTCCGCTGCTCGACGGCGTACGCCGGCCCGGGCCGAACGGTCCGCGCGAGCCGCGACCGCCGGTGGTGCCGGCGCCGCGGCCGGCCGAGGCGCGACCCGCCACGCCGGTCAGCCCGCCGGTGCCGCGGGCCCGGCAGGAGGCCGCCGCGGCCGGCGTCCCGGCCGTGGCGGAGGCCGCGTCCGCCGCCGACTCCTCGGATCTCGCGCCGACCGCCAAGGTCGAGTCGTCCACCTCCGACGCCGCGCCGACGGCGAAGGTCGGGGCGTCCGCGCCTTCGGCCGGCGCCACCGCGCCGGTGAGCCCCGCGCCCGCCCGGCCGGTGAACCCCACCTCGGTGATGCCCGCGCCGGTGAGCCCGCCGTCCGGCCGGGCCACGGTGGTGCCCGGTGACGGCACGAAGCCGAACAACACCCGGCGCAACGTGCTGATCGGGGCCCTGGTGGCGCTGTTGCTGCTCGGCCTGGTGCTGGTCGTGCCGATGCTGACGGGCGGCGACGGCGAGGACGGCGGCGGCACCCCGCAGGCCGATCCGACCACCGCCGCCTCGCAGGCCCCGCCGCAGTCCTCCGCGCCGGCCCCGCCGACGAGCGCGGCACCGAGCCCGACGCCGTCGGTGAGCCCTTCGGCGGGGCTGCCTGCCGGCTGGAAGTTGGTCAAGGATCCCGTCGGGTTCTCGGTCCCTGTTCCGGACGGGTGGCGGCGGAGCGCGGGCGGCACCTGGGTGAAGTACGAGGAGCCGAACGGCGTCCGCGAGTTGGTGATCGACCGGACGAACAGTCCGCAGAAGGACGCCGTCGCCGCGTGGCGGGCGATCGAGCCGGACCGCAGGCGGCTCGTCGACGACTACGAGTACATCGACATCCGGCGGGTCAGCGGCTACTGGAAGACCTGCGCGGACTGGGACTGGCGCGAGACCCGGGACGGCACGCGGATCCGCGTCCGAAATCGAGGCTTCGTGACCGCCAGCAACCGAGGCTTCGCCATCCGGTGGGAGGTCGCGGACAAGGACTGGGCCGCGAACCTCCAGTACTTCGACATGATCGCCCGGGAGTTCGTGCCCGACCGCCAGGACTGA
- a CDS encoding acyl-CoA carboxylase subunit epsilon: protein MSAEEPLFRVVRGVPTAEELAALVGAIVVRSRPAAAPPPVAESAWSRSGRPAAATPLAGPGAWRASGLPR, encoded by the coding sequence ATGTCTGCCGAAGAGCCGCTGTTCCGGGTCGTCCGCGGGGTGCCCACCGCCGAGGAACTGGCCGCGCTGGTGGGCGCGATCGTCGTCCGCTCCCGTCCGGCCGCCGCACCCCCGCCGGTCGCCGAGTCCGCGTGGTCGCGCAGCGGCCGTCCGGCCGCCGCGACTCCCCTGGCCGGGCCGGGCGCCTGGCGGGCCTCGGGCCTGCCCCGCTGA
- the mycP gene encoding type VII secretion-associated serine protease mycosin: protein MRLRATLGALSLSASMLVTPSPKPAIWNLIAQKPQGVDRIRADQWHLRYLRVDQAHKITRGEGITVAVPDTGVDPHPDLRNNLLAGKDFILGGVGNGRQDPNGHGTGMAGLIAAHGRSGRMGALGIAPRAQILPIMSSSANNLGEADNLALGIEFAVSNGADVISISSGGGTNARLTQAVRMALTSDVVVVAGSGNLPFDQAVAYPAREPGVVAVGGIDKAGRHAAVAVAGPEIDVVAPAVDIYSTSIDGKYRKGTGTSNSTAIVAGAAALIRSKYPHLPASEVAHRLTATAIDKGPPGRDDEYGYGVIDLVAALTADVPPLGFGSATAGAPAHTTSTATAIAEPDDEGDDGATARGLATLGVIVAAGGAWALIARRRRRGDDPPPRVSR, encoded by the coding sequence ATGAGGCTCCGCGCAACCCTAGGCGCATTGTCGTTAAGTGCGTCTATGCTAGTGACGCCTTCCCCAAAGCCTGCCATCTGGAACTTAATTGCACAGAAGCCGCAGGGCGTAGATCGAATTCGGGCCGACCAATGGCACCTACGCTATCTGCGAGTTGATCAGGCGCACAAGATTACTCGCGGAGAGGGCATAACCGTCGCAGTACCAGACACTGGAGTGGACCCTCATCCCGATCTTCGCAACAACTTGCTAGCGGGGAAAGACTTCATCCTCGGCGGCGTCGGGAACGGCAGACAAGACCCTAACGGACACGGAACAGGAATGGCCGGACTTATTGCAGCGCACGGCCGGTCCGGAAGGATGGGAGCGCTTGGCATCGCGCCTCGCGCCCAGATTCTCCCGATCATGTCGTCATCTGCCAACAACCTCGGCGAGGCCGACAACTTGGCACTAGGGATAGAGTTTGCCGTTTCCAACGGCGCCGATGTCATCAGCATCTCAAGTGGAGGCGGCACCAACGCCCGCTTAACACAGGCAGTCAGAATGGCGCTTACATCCGACGTTGTAGTGGTTGCAGGCTCCGGCAACCTTCCCTTCGATCAGGCAGTTGCCTATCCAGCTAGAGAGCCTGGCGTCGTTGCCGTAGGTGGAATAGATAAAGCTGGACGCCATGCAGCAGTAGCTGTTGCCGGTCCAGAGATCGACGTTGTTGCTCCCGCTGTGGACATCTACAGCACAAGTATCGACGGCAAATATCGCAAAGGCACTGGCACGTCAAACTCGACGGCGATCGTTGCTGGAGCCGCTGCGCTGATCCGGTCCAAGTACCCGCACCTGCCGGCCTCGGAGGTGGCCCACAGGCTGACCGCCACCGCCATCGACAAGGGCCCACCGGGCCGGGACGACGAGTACGGGTACGGGGTCATCGACCTGGTGGCGGCGTTGACGGCGGACGTACCTCCGCTGGGTTTCGGGTCGGCGACGGCGGGCGCTCCGGCCCACACCACCTCGACTGCGACGGCGATCGCGGAGCCGGACGACGAGGGCGACGACGGCGCGACCGCGCGCGGCCTGGCCACCCTGGGCGTGATCGTCGCTGCCGGCGGGGCATGGGCACTGATCGCCCGCAGGCGTCGTCGGGGTGACGACCCGCCACCCCGCGTGAGCCGTTGA